One region of Scomber scombrus chromosome 10, fScoSco1.1, whole genome shotgun sequence genomic DNA includes:
- the uba1 gene encoding ubiquitin-like modifier-activating enzyme 1: protein MSSSPLSKKRRVSGTETKTGSHCSSSNSVRTDLSHTPANGMAKNGNDAEIDEGLYSRQLYVLGHDAMKRMQNSNVLVSGMRGLGVEIAKNVILGGVRSVTVHDHGVAEWRDLSSQFYLREEDLGKNRAEVSQHRLAELNNYVPVTAYTGALTEDYVTKFQVVVLTNCTLEEQQTVGEYCHSKGIKLIIADTRGLFGQLFCDFGEEMVVHDTNGEQPLSAMISMITKDNAGVVTCLDEARHGFESGDYVTFTEVQGMTELNGCQPVEIKVLGPYTFSICDTTGFTDYVRGGIVSQVKMPKKIAFKSFSSSLTEPEFVMTDFAKFERPGQMHVGFQAIHAFQKKHNHLPAPWGQADGEELLALAKEVNSAQTGSAKVEQLDEALIKKISFIAAGDLAPINAFIGGLAAQEVMKACTGKFMPIMQWLYFDALECLTEDDGFSLTEEECAPRNSRYDGQIAVFGTKLQDILAKQRYFLVGAGAIGCELMKNFAMIGLACGEGEVIVTDMDTIEKSNLNRQFLFRPSDVTKMKSDTAAAAVKQMNPSIKITGHQNRVGPDTERVYDDDFFESLDGVANALDNVDARMYMDRRCVYYRKPLLESGTLGTKGNVQVVIPFVTESYSSSQDPPEKSIPICTLKNFPNAIEHTLQWARDEFEGLFKQPPENAIQYLSDPKFMERTLKLPGAQPVEVLEAVYKSLVTDCPHSWADCVAWARNHWQCQYSNNIRQLLHNFPPDQLTSSGAPFWSGPKRCPHPLDFSTSNDLHMDYIMAGANLFAQSYGLPSCNDRAGVVKLLQEIKVPPFTPRSGVKIHVSDQELQNSNSSVDDSRLEELKVQLPSPETSQFKLCAIDFEKDDDTNFHMDFIVAASNLRAENYDIPPTDRHKSKLIAGKIIPAIATTTAAVVGLVCLELFKIIQGHKKLESFKNGFMNLALPFFAFSEPIAAPRHKYYENEWTLWDRFEVAGMQPNGEEMTLRQFLDYFKNEQKLEITMLSQGVSMLYSFFMPAAKLKERLDLPMTEIVTKVSKKKLGKHVKALVFELCCNDLSDEDVEVPYVRYTIR from the exons ATGTCCAGCTCGCCGCTGTCCAAGAAGCGTCGCGTGTCAGGAACAGAGACGAAGACGGGATcccactgctcctcctctaACTCTGTCAGAACTGATCTGTCCCACACACCTGCCAAC GGCATGGCTAAGAATGGCAATGATGCTGAGATCGATGAAGGCCTGTACTCCAGACAACT TTACGTGTTGGGCCATGACGCTATGAAGCGCATGCAGAACTCCAATGTCCTGGTCTCTGGTATGAGAGGTCTTGGAGTGGAGATTGCCAAGAACGTCATCCTTGGAGGAGTTAGAAGTGTCACTGTGCATGATCATGGTGTGGCAGAATGGAGGGACCTTTCCTCTCAG TTTTACCTTCGTGAGGAGGATCTGGGGAAGAACAGGGCAGAAGTGAGTCAGCACCGCTTGGCTGAACTCAACAACTATGTTCCTGTGACAGCCTACACTGGAGCACTCACCGAAGACTATGTGACCAAGTTCCAG GTGGTAGTGCTGACTAACTGCACTCTGGAAGAGCAACAGACTGTGGGAGAGTACTGCCACAGCAAAGGAATCAAGCTGATTATTGCAGACACACGTGGTCTGTTCGG CCAGCTTTTTTGTGACTTTGGTGAGGAGATGGTGGTGCATGACACCAATGGAGAGCAGCCATTGAGTGCCATGATTTCCATGATTACCAAG GACAATGCAGGTGTTGTGACATGTCTGGACGAGGCCCGCCATGGCTTTGAGAGTGGAGACTATGTCACCTTCACAGAAGTCCAGGGTATGACAGAGCTCAATGGCTGCCAGCCTGTGGAAATCAAAGTTCTGG GTCCTTACACCTTCAGCATCTGTGACACAACTGGCTTCACAGATTACGTAAGAGGAGGAATTGTCTCCCAGGTCAAGATGCCCAAAAAGATCGCTTTT AaatccttctcttcctccttgaCTGAGCCAGAGTTCGTGATGACAGATTTTGCCAAGTTTGAGCGTCCAGGACAGATGCATGTGGGCTTCCAGGCTATCCATGCCTTCCAGAAGAAACACAACCACCTTCCTGCACCTTGGGGCCAG GCTGATGGTGAAGAGCTGTTGGCGTTGGCCAAGGAGGTGAACTCAGCCCAGACGGGATCAGCTAAAGTGGAGCAGTTGGATGAAGCTCTGATTAAAAAGATTTCATTTATTGCTGCTGGTGACCTGGCCCCTATCAATGCCTTCATTGGGGGTCTGGCTGCACAAGAAGTGATGAAG GCATGCACAGGAAAATTTATGCCCATAATGCAGTGGCTGTACTTTGATGCCTTGGAGTGCCTGACTGAAGATGATGGATTCAGTCTCACAGAGGAAGAGTGTGCCCCT AGGAACAGTCGGTATGATGGGCAGATTGCAGTGTTTGGCACCAAGCTGCAGGATATCCTTGCCAAACAGCGCTACTTCCTG GTTGGAGCTGGTGCCATTGGCTGTGAGCTCATGAAAAACTTTGCCATGATTGGACTGGCTTGTGGGGAGGGTGAGGTCATTGTGACAGATATGGACACCATTGAGAAGTCCAACCTCAACAGACAGTTCCTCTTCAGACCCTCAGATGTCACG AAAATGAAGAGtgacacagctgctgcagcagtgaaGCAGATGAACCCATCCATCAAGATCACAGGTCACCAGAACAGGGTCGGCCCTGACACTGAGAGGGTCTATGACGACGACTTCTTTGAGAGCCTTGATGGAGTGGCCAATGCActggacaatgttgatgcac GTATGTACATGGATCGGAGGTGTGTGTACTACCGTAAACCCCTACTGGAGTCTGGTACTCTTGGTACCAAAGGCAATGTCCAGGTTGTGATCCCCTTCGTCACAGAGTCCTACAGCTCCAGCCAAGACCCACCTGAGAAGTCCATCCCAATCTGCACCCTCAAGAACTTCCCAAATGCCAttgaacacacactgcag TGGGCCCGTGATGAGTTTGAGGGACTTTTCAAACAGCCACCAGAGAATGCCATACAGTACCTCTC AGATCCTAAGTTCATGGAGCGTACGCTGAAACTTCCCGGAGCTCAGCCTGTGGAGGTGCTGGAGGCTGTTTACAAGAGTCTCGTCACAGACTGCCCCCACAGCTGGGCAGACTGTGTAGCCTGGGCACGCAACCACTGGCAGTGTCAATACAGCAACAACATCCGCCAGTTACTGCACAACTTTCCCCCAGATCAG CTCACCAGCTCTGGTGCCCCCTTCTGGTCTGGCCCAAAGAGATGTCCTCACCCCCTAGATTTCAGCACTAGCAAT GACCTGCACATGGACTATATAATGGCAGGAGCCAACCTGTTTGCCCAGTCATACGGTTTGCCGAGCTGCAATGATCGTGCAGGTGTGGTCAAGCTGTTGCAGGAGATAAAGGTGCCACCCTTTACTCCGCGTTCAGGGGTTAAAATCCACGTCTCTGATCAGGAGCTACAGAATAGCAATTCCTCTGTTG ATGACTCAAGATTGGAGGAGCTGAAGGTCCAGCTGCCTTCTCCTGAGACTTCCCAGTTCAAACTCTGCGCCATTGACTTTGAGAAG GATGATGACACCAACTTCCACATGGACTTCATTGTGGCAGCATCCAATCTGAGAGCAGAGAACTATGACATTCCCCCTACTGACAGACACAAG AGCAAACTGATAGCTGGCAAGATCATTCCTGCCATCGCCACGACCACAGCTGCAGTGGTGGGTCTGGTGTGCCTGGAGCTCTTCAAGATAATCCAAGGACACAAAAAGCTGGAATCATTCAAGAACGGCTTCATGAACTTGGCACTGCCTTTCTTTGCCTTCTCCGAGCCCATCGCCGCTCCCAGACACAAG TACTATGAAAATGAATGGACGTTGTGGGACCGCTTCGAGGTCGCAGGGATGCAGCCCAACGGGGAGGAGATGACACTCCGACAGTTCCTGGACTACTTTAAA aatgagCAGAAATTGGAGATCACCATGCTTTCTCAGGGAGTGTCCATGCTCTATTCCTTCTTCATGCCTGCTGCCAAACTGAAAGAGAGACTGGACCTGCC GATGACAGAGATTGTGACTAAGGTGTCTAAAAAGAAGCTGGGCAAGCATGTGAAAGCCCTGGTGTTTGAGCTATGCTGTAACGACCTGTCGGACGAAGACGTGGAAGTGCCCTATGTCAGATACACCATCCGCTGA
- the arhgef3l gene encoding rho guanine nucleotide exchange factor (GEF) 3, like isoform X1: protein MEVEESGETRTSWAVAPGETHSIICDHAGKKRKQDPAPDPVTRIAEDEGEEEEDEMMSDHMKDSEEPSNKRVKPVAKSNSLTGVITPVKTPALKRIGQSISRSISFRTEARPLPPAPLRARSKASSFPRRRNSQCWSDTVESHDLTAKEIKRQEVIYELTQGERQLIEDLSLVKKVYYEPMLKLDIMTESELGQIFGTLDSLIPLHEDLLERLQRLRGSEKTVGEVGPTLMNWFPCLESYVTYCCNQVGAKALLDQKKHEKRVEQFLRLCQESSFSRKLDLWNFLDLPRSRLVKYPLLLKEIQKCTPPEHPDEDSLPDALELIQSIIAEVNKKTGEAECQFYRRGLAYLEDSQRITEIQESRFLCCHGELKNNKGQRLHVFLFELALVLTRPGEDKDGGQVFNVYRQPLPNALLNLEEIPDGEAGGGSGFRGAFSGGNDKVKNCFRVISRGRSKAHSYSLQANDSFSRQQWITCLRQAIVQSRDRNVQSRPSQSSPQTDPALYHIAELSLSSDTEMADHTGR, encoded by the exons atggaaGTGGAGGAGTCTGGTGAAACAAGGACTTCCTG GGCTGTGGCACCAGGAGAGACACACTCCATCATCTGTGACCATGCTGGG aaaaagagaaaacaagaccCTGCCCCTGATCCTGTGACCAGAATCGCAGAG GATgaaggggaagaggaagaggatgaaatgATGTCTGACCACATGAAGGATTCAGAG GAGCCCAGTAATAAAAGGGTCAAACCGGTGGCAAAGTCCAATAGCCTAACAGGTGTCATCACACCAGTAAAGACCCCTGCTCTTAAACGCATTGGACAGTCTATATCA CGGTCTATCAGTTTCCGCACAGAGGCGCGACCTTTGCCCCCAGCTCCCCTACGCGCTCGCTCAAAGGCCTCATCATTTCCACGGAGACGCAACAGCCAGTGCTGGAGCGACACCGTTGAGAGCCATGACCTCACTGCTAAGGAGATCAAACGTCAAGAG GTGATCTATGAGCTGACCCAGGGAGAGAGACAGCTTATTGAAGACCTTAGTCTGGTCAAGAAG GTATACTATGAGCCAATGCTGAAGTTGGACATCATGACAGAGAGTGAGCTCGGGCAGATCTTTGGTACTCTGGACTCTCTCATTCCTCTCCATGAAG ATCTTCTGGAACGTCTTCAGCGGCTGAGGGGATCAGAGAAGACAGTGGGAGAGGTGGGGCCTACTCTGATGAATTGG TTTCCTTGCCTGGAGTCCTATGTTACATACTGCTGTAACCAGGTGGGAGCCAAAGCCCTGCTGGACCAGAAAAAGCATGAGAAGAGAGTGGAGCAGTTCCTGCGCCTGTGTCAGGAGTCTTCATTCAGCAGGAAACTAGACCTCTGGAACTTCCTGGATCTCCCTCGAAGCCGTTTGGTCAAATACCCCCTGTTGCTGAAAGAGATCCAGAAGTGCACACCTCCAGAGCACCCTGACGAGGACTCGTTGCCTGATGCT TTGGAATTGATCCAGAGCATCATAGCAGAGGTTAACAAGAAGACCGGAGAAGCTGAGTGTCAGTTCTACAGACGGGGCCTTGCCTACCTTGAAGACAGCCAGAGAATAACAGAGATCCAGGAGTCCCGCTTCCTCTGCTGCCACGGCGAGCTCAAGAACAACAAGGGACAG CGGCTGCATGTGTTCCTGTTTGAGCTGGCTTTGGTTCTGACCAGACCTGGGGAGGACAAAGACGGAGGTCAGGTGTTCAATGTCTACAGGCAGCCTCTGCCCAATGCCTTGTTAAATCTGGAGGAGATCCCAGATGGGGAAGCTGGTGGAGGGAGCGGCTTCAGGGGAGCCTTCAGTGGAGGAAATGATAAAG TGAAGAACTGTTTCCGTGTGATCAGCAGAGGGCGCTCCAAAGCTCACTCTTATAGCCTGCAAGCCAACGACTCCTTCAGCAGGCAGCAGTGGATCACCTGTCTGCGCCAAGCGATTGTCCAGTCGAGAGATAGGAATGTTCAGAGCAGACCGTCGCAGTCCTCTCCCCAAACTGATCCTGCCCTGTATCACATAGCTGAGCTCAGCCTCAGCTCAGATACAGAAATGGCAGACCACACAGGTCGCTGA
- the arhgef3l gene encoding rho guanine nucleotide exchange factor (GEF) 3, like isoform X2: MEVEESGETRTSWAVAPGETHSIICDHAGDEGEEEEDEMMSDHMKDSEEPSNKRVKPVAKSNSLTGVITPVKTPALKRIGQSISRSISFRTEARPLPPAPLRARSKASSFPRRRNSQCWSDTVESHDLTAKEIKRQEVIYELTQGERQLIEDLSLVKKVYYEPMLKLDIMTESELGQIFGTLDSLIPLHEDLLERLQRLRGSEKTVGEVGPTLMNWFPCLESYVTYCCNQVGAKALLDQKKHEKRVEQFLRLCQESSFSRKLDLWNFLDLPRSRLVKYPLLLKEIQKCTPPEHPDEDSLPDALELIQSIIAEVNKKTGEAECQFYRRGLAYLEDSQRITEIQESRFLCCHGELKNNKGQRLHVFLFELALVLTRPGEDKDGGQVFNVYRQPLPNALLNLEEIPDGEAGGGSGFRGAFSGGNDKVKNCFRVISRGRSKAHSYSLQANDSFSRQQWITCLRQAIVQSRDRNVQSRPSQSSPQTDPALYHIAELSLSSDTEMADHTGR; the protein is encoded by the exons atggaaGTGGAGGAGTCTGGTGAAACAAGGACTTCCTG GGCTGTGGCACCAGGAGAGACACACTCCATCATCTGTGACCATGCTGGG GATgaaggggaagaggaagaggatgaaatgATGTCTGACCACATGAAGGATTCAGAG GAGCCCAGTAATAAAAGGGTCAAACCGGTGGCAAAGTCCAATAGCCTAACAGGTGTCATCACACCAGTAAAGACCCCTGCTCTTAAACGCATTGGACAGTCTATATCA CGGTCTATCAGTTTCCGCACAGAGGCGCGACCTTTGCCCCCAGCTCCCCTACGCGCTCGCTCAAAGGCCTCATCATTTCCACGGAGACGCAACAGCCAGTGCTGGAGCGACACCGTTGAGAGCCATGACCTCACTGCTAAGGAGATCAAACGTCAAGAG GTGATCTATGAGCTGACCCAGGGAGAGAGACAGCTTATTGAAGACCTTAGTCTGGTCAAGAAG GTATACTATGAGCCAATGCTGAAGTTGGACATCATGACAGAGAGTGAGCTCGGGCAGATCTTTGGTACTCTGGACTCTCTCATTCCTCTCCATGAAG ATCTTCTGGAACGTCTTCAGCGGCTGAGGGGATCAGAGAAGACAGTGGGAGAGGTGGGGCCTACTCTGATGAATTGG TTTCCTTGCCTGGAGTCCTATGTTACATACTGCTGTAACCAGGTGGGAGCCAAAGCCCTGCTGGACCAGAAAAAGCATGAGAAGAGAGTGGAGCAGTTCCTGCGCCTGTGTCAGGAGTCTTCATTCAGCAGGAAACTAGACCTCTGGAACTTCCTGGATCTCCCTCGAAGCCGTTTGGTCAAATACCCCCTGTTGCTGAAAGAGATCCAGAAGTGCACACCTCCAGAGCACCCTGACGAGGACTCGTTGCCTGATGCT TTGGAATTGATCCAGAGCATCATAGCAGAGGTTAACAAGAAGACCGGAGAAGCTGAGTGTCAGTTCTACAGACGGGGCCTTGCCTACCTTGAAGACAGCCAGAGAATAACAGAGATCCAGGAGTCCCGCTTCCTCTGCTGCCACGGCGAGCTCAAGAACAACAAGGGACAG CGGCTGCATGTGTTCCTGTTTGAGCTGGCTTTGGTTCTGACCAGACCTGGGGAGGACAAAGACGGAGGTCAGGTGTTCAATGTCTACAGGCAGCCTCTGCCCAATGCCTTGTTAAATCTGGAGGAGATCCCAGATGGGGAAGCTGGTGGAGGGAGCGGCTTCAGGGGAGCCTTCAGTGGAGGAAATGATAAAG TGAAGAACTGTTTCCGTGTGATCAGCAGAGGGCGCTCCAAAGCTCACTCTTATAGCCTGCAAGCCAACGACTCCTTCAGCAGGCAGCAGTGGATCACCTGTCTGCGCCAAGCGATTGTCCAGTCGAGAGATAGGAATGTTCAGAGCAGACCGTCGCAGTCCTCTCCCCAAACTGATCCTGCCCTGTATCACATAGCTGAGCTCAGCCTCAGCTCAGATACAGAAATGGCAGACCACACAGGTCGCTGA